A DNA window from Actinomycetota bacterium contains the following coding sequences:
- a CDS encoding HepT-like ribonuclease domain-containing protein, with product MEINDLVHDYFNVDADEVWSTVEKDLPALKADILTILRDIEA from the coding sequence ATGGAGATCAACGACCTGGTTCATGATTATTTCAACGTTGATGCCGATGAAGTATGGTCGACCGTGGAGAAGGATCTGCCTGCCCTCAAGGCCGACATACTCACCATCCTAAGGGATATTGAAGCTTGA
- a CDS encoding PF20097 family protein, with translation MPESSNCPKCGGAMIPGSLKERTLYGPSPYQWVPSDDAPFPMKGAPSNRHDISIYRCEDCGYLELYAISG, from the coding sequence ATGCCTGAATCAAGCAATTGTCCCAAGTGCGGCGGGGCTATGATCCCGGGGTCGCTCAAAGAGCGAACGTTATATGGTCCCTCTCCATACCAGTGGGTTCCATCAGATGATGCTCCTTTCCCCATGAAGGGAGCTCCAAGCAATCGACATGATATCTCGATATATCGTTGTGAGGATTGTGGATACCTGGAATTATATGCA